The Chitinophaga sp. H8 region ATTACAGTAAAGACGGTAAGGATTTCATTCCGCAAACTGTGCCTGTTTCTGCAGACGAATCCAAGCACTAATTGGATGGCGGATTGCAGCCGGTAGAAGTTTAAAAAGTGAAGAAAGCTAAATAAGATGGTCCATGATTTAAAACCATGGACCATCGAATGAAAAACATGTTGCAAGAAAACACCATAAAGTTGTCGTCGTCGTATGCAGTAGCCAGCAAGGCCAGGGATTATTTCCAGCTCATGAAGTTTAATTTAACTTTCATGGTGGTATTTTCTTCTGTAGTTGCTTACTTACTGGTGCCGGGAGTGGAGTTTAACTTGATCAAAGTTCTTTTATTATTTGCAGGAGGATTGCTGGTATCAGGATCAGCGAATACCATTAATCAGATCTGGGAGAAAGAAACGGATAAGCTGATGGCGCGTACCGCAGTTCGTCCATTACCTGCCGGCCGGATGGCCGATACCGAGGCTATTTTCCTGGCGGTTATAACTGGCATAGGCGGGCTGGTCATTATGGTAGTGGCCTTTAACTGGCTGAGTGCTATATTAAGCCTGGTATCCCTGGTGATATACGGATTTGTATACACTCCCTGGAAGAAATGGAATTCCCTGGCAGTATTGGTGGGGGCTATTCCTGGCGCATTACCTTTATTAATCGGATGGGCAGCAGGTGCTAATGAACTGAGTGAAGGAGGCTGGGCCTTATTTGCGATACAGTTTTTATGGCAGTTTCCTCATTTCTGGGCTATTTGCTGGTTAGCGTATAAGGATTATGCCAAAGCAGGCTTTAAGCTGTTGCCGGCAAATGGTGAACCTAACAAGTTTACTGCCATGCAATCAGCTATGTATACCTTATTACTGATTCCAGCAGGAGTAGCGCCTTATTTTTTGAAACTGACCGGACCGGTATCTGCTATTATTGCGATTGCCGCCGGTATGTTTTTCCTGTTCCGTGCTATTAATTTATACCGGAAATGTGATGCGGTAGCAGCCCGCAAGCTGATGTTCGGGTCTTATATTTACCTGATGGTGGTGCAGCTGGCTTACCTGTTTGATAAAGTATAAAAGTAATTGGAGGAGTGATGCAAACAATGAGCGTACAACGTAAAAAAATACATCCACACAAGTATTCCCTGTGGATTGCAATGGGAAGCATGACAATGATGTTCATTGGCTTCACCAGCGCATACGTTGTGAAGAGAGCACAGGCAAACTGGTTGGCATTTGAATTGCCGCATATTTTCTGGTTGTCTACCGCTATTATTTTAATCAGTAGTTTAACCGTACATCTGGCATTGAAGCAGTTTAAGCTGCGCAATATGATACGGTATAAACAACTGATTACGCTGACAGCTTTTCTGGGAGTAGCATTTGCAGTATGCCAGGTAATGGGCTTCAAGCAGATGGCATCCTCCGGATTACCGCTGGATGGGCCGGTGTCAGCTTCTTTTATTTATGTTATTTTAGGCGTGCATATCCTGCACGTATTAGGTGGTGTGGTGGCTTTACTGGTGATGTTTGCCAGGGCTTACAGAACCAGGATACGTTCCTATAGTGCGGTGCCTATTGAAGTGGCAGCCACTTACTGGCATTTTGTAGATGTTTTGTGGATTTACCTGTTAATATTTTTAAGTATCGCCCGATAAACTTTATAAAAATTTATAAAACTAACAATGGATACAGCAGTTACAGCGAAGAAAAAATGGTGGGGTGGAGGATATTCTCCCTTTAATGTGAGCTATGGCAAGTTGATGATGTGGTACTTTCTGATGTCAGATGCGTTCACTTTTGGCGCTTTGCTGATATCATATGGCACCATCCGCTTTTCAAGCACCTCCTGGCCTGATCCCAACGAAGTATTCCATTCATTCCCCTTCATGGGGCATGCACACTTGCCACTGGTATTTGTGAGCTTAATGACCTTTATCCTCATCATGAGTTCTGTGACCATGGTGTTGGCAGTACATGCCGGTAAGCTCCGGAATCAGAAAGATGTGGCCAAGTGGATGATCTGGACCATTATTGGGGGTATTGCATTCTTAAGCTGTCAGGCATGGGAATGGATGCACCTGCACGAACAAGGTGCCTGGTGGGGCCGTAATCCGTTCAACAACCTGGATGGAACACCTGCCGGAACAAACTTTACCAACTTCTTTTTCACGATTACCGGTTTCCACGGTTTACACGTAACTTCGGGGGTAATTCTGAATATTATTATTCTGGCTAACGTACTGAAAGGAACTTACGAGAACCGCGGTCATTATGAAATGGTGGAGAAAGTAGGTTTATACTGGCACTTTGTGGATTTAGTTTGGGTATTTGTGTTCACTTGCTTCTACTTACTGTAAGCTGTAGAGAAGTAAGCCCGGATAAAGCCGGGAAATGATCACCGGAAGTATTTAATAATCAGGATATTCACAGCAGCGGGTAAAACTGCCGGTTTGGCCCGCCGCTAATTTTTAAGCAACAGCGTTTTAAATAACTCGTAATGGCACATACAGACACTGCAGTAGCGCACGAAGAACATGGGCATACTGATTCATCTACCAAAAGCATCTGGAGAACGTTCTGGATCCTGTTAGGTGTAACAGTTGTGGAAGTGGGACTGGCTTTTTTACATCTGGAAACAGGCTTCCCCAGCCGGTTGGTACTGAACTCCGTATTCATCGGTTTAACAATAGTAAAGGCATTTTACATTGTGGCTGAATTTATGCACTTACGCCATGAAATAAAGAACCTGATTTTAACGATCATGATTCCTTTATTGTTATTTGTATGGTTCATCATTGCCTTCCTGGCAGATGGAGATTCCTGGAAAAACATGAAAAAAGACCTGGCTCCGGGTACACCAGTACAAACTACTACTGTAACTAACGAGGCAGGACATCACTAATTCCTTCACCTTTTAAATTTACGTATCATTTCTCGGAAAGCGCTTTTAGGGTTGATGTTGGCAATATTGGTGCCGTTGTCTGGATATTTGATTGTGGATCATTATGGTAAGAATGTTGTACCTATACCACGTTACTATATCCCCGAGAGAGTTGACACCATTGTGAAAGATGGCAAAACGCAATATGATACGGTTTTCCATAAAATAGGCAATTTTGAACTGACCAATCAGTTAGGGCAAAAGGTTAGCCTGGATGACCTGAAAGGAAAGGTGTTGCTGGTAGACTTCTTTTTTACTTCCTGTCCGAGTATCTGCCCTAAACTCACTGCAAATCTTCAGAAAATACAGGAGGCCTATGTAAAGAATGACACTTTACTGCAGTTGTTGTCTTTTTCTGTAGATCCGGAAAGAGATTCTGTAGAGCGGTTAAGGAAGTATGGCTATGATCACCGGATTAACCCGGACAACTGGTGGTTATTAACCGGGGATAAGAAGGAGATTTATGATCTGGCCCGGCATGAGTTTTTTGTAAGTGTTACGGAGGGAGATGGCGGCCCGGATGATTTTATTCATACGGAAAAGCTGATCCTGATAGATAAAAACGGACATATCCGTGGATATTATGATGGTTTGGACGCCAATGCAGTCCGCCAATGTGCTAATGATATCGCGGTGTTGCATTTGGAGAAAGAGAAAAAACGACCCGGTTTCCTGAAGTTTTTAAAAGGACTGGTTTCCGGTAGTTGATGATACGAGGAAGCTATGAGCTACTGGTTGTCAGTTGCGGACAAGGCTGCTAAGCGCAGTACTTATTTTACCCCGAAACTGATGGCTCATGGCTCATAGCTTTTTTATTAGCATTTAATATTTCAGGATCATGGAATTAAAGAACAAAAACCTTAACCTGCCTATAGCGATTGTATCCGTTGTAATACCGGTAGTTGTAGCGATACTCTTTTATCTGCCACGTCCGGAAATGCATGCCGGCTTTGATGTCAGGATATTACCCTTGTTTCACGCCATTTTGAATTCTGCTACCGCTGTATTGTTAGTGGCCAGCCTGTACTTTATTAAAAACGGACACATTAAGGCCCATAAGGTAACCAATCTTATTGCAGTAGGGTTGTCTGTTATCTTCCTGATCTCTTATGTTACCTATCATTTCTTTACAGAATCTACCCGTTTCGGAGATATTAATCATGATGGTATAGTGGATGCTACTGAGAAAGCGATGTTAGGCGCCTCCCGGTATGCCTATTACTTTCTTTTACTGACGCATATTGTGCTGGCGGTAGTGATTGTACCACTGGTATTATTTACTTTACTCCGTGGGTTTCAGTCTGACTTTGTCCGTCATCGTAAAATAGCCCGTTATACCTGGCCTATCTGGTTTTATGTAGCAATTACCGGTGTGATCGTGTATATCATGATTTCCCCTTATTATGGATAGCTGCTCCGGTCAAATTTCGTAACTTAGCATAGCAATTCTGTTTTACCATGAAAAAGTTATTGTTGCCGTTATTTACTTTGGTGTTGTTAGTGGCCAGCTCTTCCCTGATGGCACAGTGTTCCTTGTGTACTAAAACTGCGCAGCAATTAGGTGAGGGCCCTGCTACCGGATTGAACAATGGTATTCTTTACCTGGCTTTTATGCCGCTGGCTATTATTGCATTTCTGGGTATACGCTGGTGGAGAAGCACGCGCGGTGAAGCCTGATAAGGCTGCCTGACTGGTATTGTTCAGTACAACTATATTTCTTCTCTTATATTTTATTGCGGAAACTGAAATTCGGGGCAGTCTACCCTAAGATCTGCTGCTTTGAGTTTGCAGGGTACCAGATTACAATAATGTCCCCCCTTCTGTGTGTAGAAATGGCAATTCAGGCACATCCGCTGTGGCGTAATGATTCCCTCCCGGTTAAGTTTAAAAATGAGCTGTAGTAAATGCTCCAATAAGGCTGATTGTTCTTTTGAGCAGGTGAGGCTCAGTGTATTTTGCAGCGGGTATGCGAAGCATTCCACTTTTTTAGCCAATGCTTTTCCGGCTTTAATGAGATGTAAGGTATGGCTACGGGTATCGGTAGCGGTCACCTTTCTGATGAGGTAGTTTTTGGCTTCCAGCGATTTTACCGCATCACTGATGGTGGCTTTGGTCATATTAAAATGGGCAGCCAGAAAAGTGATGGTTCGTTGTTCTTCAGGATAATGTAACAGGAAGGTAAGCACCTGTATCTGTATAGGGCTGATACCATGTTGTTTGGCATTATCCCATAATAATACACGAAAGACCTCCGACAGCCGTTCTAAAGCAGCTACTATCTTACTGGAAGTATTGGTTGCCTGTTGTTCGGGGCCAAATGTGGATTTTCTCCCCATAATTTTTCTTTCCTGCTGTTGAATAAGGTATAGCCAGGCAAGTTACAATAATTTGTGCTGGCAGGAAATAACATATTAGTGACATCCTTCCATTTCGTAGATATAGTAACCTTGTTGTTCAATTTTCCGCTTCCAGTTGGGTACCACTTCTTCCAGGTGGCAAAACCGGCATTCTTTAGCTGAAATAGGCTGAGAGCCCTGAGATTTTGTACTTAAATAAGCTTTACCAAAGTGAAGTACTTTTTCATAGTGCGTATCGGCAGCTACAATAATATCAAAATGCATTAAGCCACCATCTTTTTTCTTTACATAAGTGTCAAAAACTGCTACTTCCATAGGGGATTGGTTTTAGGTATGGATTGATCGGTAAGGATATATTTATGATTGATTAGCAGGCTGGGTTTCAGGGTAACACCAGAGTATTACACTGAGGCATACTGCTTTGAACCAGGCCTGTTGCATTTTGTCGACTTCCGGGGCATGATGCCCTTTATTAGTTAAAAACGCTCTGACAGATGCGGTGGCCGGATAGATAAATGTAACCAGGTACCGGAAAAAAGTAGCGGGTATACTGGTCATATTGAATTCGGTCACCGGCTTTCCTTCATAGTGCTGATGGATTAATTGCTCATACTTCAGCCATTTTTCATTTTGTGGCGGGTAGCATAAGCTGTTTATCCAGCTTTCAAAACGTGGTTGCAGGTCTTTGATATAATTGATATCCTGCTGCCCGTTTTGCGTAAAATAATGTGACAGGTAATCATTAGTCAGAATATACTCGTACCATTTATCCAGTAAAGCAGCTGTTTGTGAGGAGAGGATACTACCTGCCAGTTGCAAATACTTTTCATCTTCATGGGTGAATAACAGCATCCGTTTTAAAAGCACTAACTCGCGTAATTCTATCGCGGGCAATGCAGTGCCATTGTACATGCCCTGATCATGCTTGCCATTCGTCATACATACTCGATTTTGGTGGTATAGCCTGCATTGGATATGTTACAAATATAATAAGGGATCCTAACTAAAAAAACTGTTTTGCATTTATTTACAACCCTTGTCCTTTCGGGCTGCCAGCGCAAATATAACTACATCCGGGAATGGTTATACGTGTTTGGCACTCTTTATTTTCGTTAACGAGTAGTTAACTAATTAGTCAAAAAAAAGGTGTATTGCGTTTGGGGGAAGTGGGGGCACCAGGGGTATTTTTAAGAGTACAATTATTGTACCATATAAAAAAAACGTTTGAGATTGTAGTGTTTACGTTATAGCTTTGAAGTGTGGTTATCCATCTCATACATGAATATACATAGCCAGCAGTGAATATACACCACTGTTTCAGACGTTCTTACCATATTATATTTTATAGCAGATGCAAAATATTTTCCGATCATTTTCGAGGGCAGGCATTCCTGTGTCGCCATCAATGGATCCTGCACTGGCGGCTGCGCACATGGAGCCTCCTGCCAGTTTTAATGCAGGGAGAGTGCTTTATCTGTCTGTTTTAGCAGTAGCCAATGCTGCTGTGATCAGTATTATCGCAAAGGGGTTGTTGTTATTGATCAACCTGATCACCAATCTTTCATTTTACGGCAAATTTTCTGTGGAGGAAGCCACTCCCCTACACAATCAGCTGGGATGGCTGGTGGTACTGGTACCGGTTATTGGTGCCGTGATCATCGGGATCATGGCCCGGTATGGGTCTGCAGCCATACGTGGGCATGGCATACCGGAAGCTATGGAGCAGATATTGGTCAATAAAAGCAAGATAAAGCCTATCATCACTTTTCTCAAGCCCTTGTCGGCAGCCATTTCTATTGGTACAGGCGGCCCATTTGGCTCTGAGGGCCCCATTATAGCTACCGGTGGAGCCTTGGGGTCCTTTATAGGACAGATTTTACGGATTACGGCCACGGAAAGGAAGATATTACTGGCCGCAGGTGCAGCAGCAGGTATGTCCTGTATCTTTGGCAGCCCGCTGGCAGCAGTTATCCTGGCGATAGAGCTGTTATTATTTGAATTTTCTCCCAGGAGCATTATCCCGGTAATATTGGGTTGTATTACCTCGGCGGCCTTTCACCATTGGTTCTGGGGGGGCGCTCCTGTATTTATTCTCCCGGATGTTCCGGCAGCGGGCAACCTGGCCCTGCTGATGTATTCGGTGATAGGTATTATTATAGGGCTGCTGGCAGCACTTATTACCAAAGCGGTATATGCTATTGAAGATGGTTTTGAAAAGATCCCTGTGCACTGGATGTGGTGGCCGGCTATCGGTAGTGTGGTTGTGGGGCTGGTAGGATATTATGCGCCTGAAACATTGGGGGTGGGTTATTTCAATATCAACAATCTCTTATCTGCTAATGTAACCCTGCACATGTTGTTTGTGCTGAGCGTGATGAAATTCATTTCCTGGGCGTTTTCACTTGGGAGTGGCACTTCCGGAGGTACCCTGGCGCCATTATTAACGATGGGAGGTGCCTTAGGTATCCTGACCGCGATTATCCTGCAGGCTATTTTCCCATCTGTAGTGATCAATCCTTCCGTAGCAGCATTAGTTGGAATGGCGGCTATGTTTGCCGGTGCAGCAAGGGCATTGCTTACCTCAGTTATTTTTGCACTGGAAACTACGGGCGATGCAGATACTTTATTGCCATTGGTATGTGCCTGTGTTGCTTCTTATTTTATTTCCTTCTTTTTGATGAAGAATACGATCATGACGGAGAAAATAGCACGCCGTGGTATCATTACTCCTCATACCTATAAACCTGACCTGCTGGAAAGTGTACAGGTAAAAGAAGCGATGTTACCGGATATTATTATGGTGAGTGAAGAGAACACTATCGGTGAGTTACGCCAGTGGATGTACGAAAATAAGTTAGGCGCACATTCATTAGCATATCCTGTGGTAAATGCGAATGAAGAGCTGGTAGGGATTGTTAAAACGGAAGATGTACTGGACCCGGCATCTCCGGAGCAGGCCGCGGTGACTTACATTACCAATACCAATGCATTGGTAGTGCCGGAAGAAACCTCTTTACGTCATGCTGTGGATATTATGTCCGGGCATCAGCAGGATATTTTGCCTATTGTGGTGGCAGATAACCACAAACATTTGTTGGGCGTGCTGGATTACCGGACGGTATTTGCCGCTTACCGTCATGTGAAGCAAGGAGAAGAAACTGCTACCAGGAATATTTCCCTGAAGCGGCAGGTGATGAAGATATTGATCCGGAATGGGATTATTAACAAGCATGAATAGCGGCAGGTGTGTCAGGCGCAGATTAAGTGCCTGCGCGCTGTGCTAAATGACGACATATCTTACTTTTGACACACTCTTATAGTACCCGTTTGCCAGGTATGGTAAGCGGGTTCTTGTTTTATAGTGGGTATGAACCGGTGGTAGGAGGC contains the following coding sequences:
- a CDS encoding SCO family protein is translated as MSGYLIVDHYGKNVVPIPRYYIPERVDTIVKDGKTQYDTVFHKIGNFELTNQLGQKVSLDDLKGKVLLVDFFFTSCPSICPKLTANLQKIQEAYVKNDTLLQLLSFSVDPERDSVERLRKYGYDHRINPDNWWLLTGDKKEIYDLARHEFFVSVTEGDGGPDDFIHTEKLILIDKNGHIRGYYDGLDANAVRQCANDIAVLHLEKEKKRPGFLKFLKGLVSGS
- a CDS encoding cytochrome c oxidase subunit 3, whose product is MQTMSVQRKKIHPHKYSLWIAMGSMTMMFIGFTSAYVVKRAQANWLAFELPHIFWLSTAIILISSLTVHLALKQFKLRNMIRYKQLITLTAFLGVAFAVCQVMGFKQMASSGLPLDGPVSASFIYVILGVHILHVLGGVVALLVMFARAYRTRIRSYSAVPIEVAATYWHFVDVLWIYLLIFLSIAR
- a CDS encoding DUF2024 family protein is translated as MEVAVFDTYVKKKDGGLMHFDIIVAADTHYEKVLHFGKAYLSTKSQGSQPISAKECRFCHLEEVVPNWKRKIEQQGYYIYEMEGCH
- a CDS encoding cytochrome c oxidase subunit 3 is translated as MDTAVTAKKKWWGGGYSPFNVSYGKLMMWYFLMSDAFTFGALLISYGTIRFSSTSWPDPNEVFHSFPFMGHAHLPLVFVSLMTFILIMSSVTMVLAVHAGKLRNQKDVAKWMIWTIIGGIAFLSCQAWEWMHLHEQGAWWGRNPFNNLDGTPAGTNFTNFFFTITGFHGLHVTSGVILNIIILANVLKGTYENRGHYEMVEKVGLYWHFVDLVWVFVFTCFYLL
- a CDS encoding cytochrome C oxidase subunit IV family protein, whose product is MAHTDTAVAHEEHGHTDSSTKSIWRTFWILLGVTVVEVGLAFLHLETGFPSRLVLNSVFIGLTIVKAFYIVAEFMHLRHEIKNLILTIMIPLLLFVWFIIAFLADGDSWKNMKKDLAPGTPVQTTTVTNEAGHH
- the cyoE gene encoding heme o synthase, coding for MKNMLQENTIKLSSSYAVASKARDYFQLMKFNLTFMVVFSSVVAYLLVPGVEFNLIKVLLLFAGGLLVSGSANTINQIWEKETDKLMARTAVRPLPAGRMADTEAIFLAVITGIGGLVIMVVAFNWLSAILSLVSLVIYGFVYTPWKKWNSLAVLVGAIPGALPLLIGWAAGANELSEGGWALFAIQFLWQFPHFWAICWLAYKDYAKAGFKLLPANGEPNKFTAMQSAMYTLLLIPAGVAPYFLKLTGPVSAIIAIAAGMFFLFRAINLYRKCDAVAARKLMFGSYIYLMVVQLAYLFDKV
- a CDS encoding protoglobin domain-containing protein — its product is MTNGKHDQGMYNGTALPAIELRELVLLKRMLLFTHEDEKYLQLAGSILSSQTAALLDKWYEYILTNDYLSHYFTQNGQQDINYIKDLQPRFESWINSLCYPPQNEKWLKYEQLIHQHYEGKPVTEFNMTSIPATFFRYLVTFIYPATASVRAFLTNKGHHAPEVDKMQQAWFKAVCLSVILWCYPETQPANQS
- a CDS encoding MarR family winged helix-turn-helix transcriptional regulator; its protein translation is MGRKSTFGPEQQATNTSSKIVAALERLSEVFRVLLWDNAKQHGISPIQIQVLTFLLHYPEEQRTITFLAAHFNMTKATISDAVKSLEAKNYLIRKVTATDTRSHTLHLIKAGKALAKKVECFAYPLQNTLSLTCSKEQSALLEHLLQLIFKLNREGIITPQRMCLNCHFYTQKGGHYCNLVPCKLKAADLRVDCPEFQFPQ
- a CDS encoding chloride channel protein — its product is MQNIFRSFSRAGIPVSPSMDPALAAAHMEPPASFNAGRVLYLSVLAVANAAVISIIAKGLLLLINLITNLSFYGKFSVEEATPLHNQLGWLVVLVPVIGAVIIGIMARYGSAAIRGHGIPEAMEQILVNKSKIKPIITFLKPLSAAISIGTGGPFGSEGPIIATGGALGSFIGQILRITATERKILLAAGAAAGMSCIFGSPLAAVILAIELLLFEFSPRSIIPVILGCITSAAFHHWFWGGAPVFILPDVPAAGNLALLMYSVIGIIIGLLAALITKAVYAIEDGFEKIPVHWMWWPAIGSVVVGLVGYYAPETLGVGYFNINNLLSANVTLHMLFVLSVMKFISWAFSLGSGTSGGTLAPLLTMGGALGILTAIILQAIFPSVVINPSVAALVGMAAMFAGAARALLTSVIFALETTGDADTLLPLVCACVASYFISFFLMKNTIMTEKIARRGIITPHTYKPDLLESVQVKEAMLPDIIMVSEENTIGELRQWMYENKLGAHSLAYPVVNANEELVGIVKTEDVLDPASPEQAAVTYITNTNALVVPEETSLRHAVDIMSGHQQDILPIVVADNHKHLLGVLDYRTVFAAYRHVKQGEETATRNISLKRQVMKILIRNGIINKHE
- a CDS encoding DUF420 domain-containing protein; the protein is MELKNKNLNLPIAIVSVVIPVVVAILFYLPRPEMHAGFDVRILPLFHAILNSATAVLLVASLYFIKNGHIKAHKVTNLIAVGLSVIFLISYVTYHFFTESTRFGDINHDGIVDATEKAMLGASRYAYYFLLLTHIVLAVVIVPLVLFTLLRGFQSDFVRHRKIARYTWPIWFYVAITGVIVYIMISPYYG